The genomic stretch GTGCACCGGCCCAAGGCCACGCTGAGGGTGGACACCGACCCGCCCGGGGCGGCGGTGTGGGCGAGCGGGAATTACCTGGGCACGTCCCCCCTGGCAGCCACGGTGGCCCCGGGAAGGGTGATCCTCCGCGTGGAGAAGGAGGGCTACCGAGCCCGCACCGTGGACCTCACCGTGGCCGACGGTGAGGAGGTAGAGCTGACGGTGGTCCTGGCCCAGGCCGCGTCCAAGCCGGAGGCGCCGCTGTGGCCCCCGTCGGACGCGGTCATGCGCCCCGGCCTCGGGGTCGCCGCGGGGCTGGACTCGCTCGCGGTGGAGGCGTGGGGTGATGGCCTCGGGTTCGGGATTTCCCTGCGGGCGCCACCTCCCCGTCCGGACCTGACCCTCCCCGGCCCCGGAGGCCTCATCCCCTGGGGGCCGGAGGTGGAGGCGTACCTCGCCGGCTGGTTCTCGCTCGGCCGCGGCGGGTTCCTCCTCCTGGCCGGCCTTTCCCTCCAGGAGATGGCGTGGATCCCGGAGTGGACGCCGCCGGGGGCCCTTCCCCTGGTGGACATCGAGCCGGAGACGGAGGTGGCCGTTCGGTTCACGTGGGGCGTGGGCGCTGGGCCGGCTGCGGAGGGATGGCGGGCGTACCTGGCCTGGCACTCCCGCCGCGGCCCCCTGCTTGGCTTCGTTCTCGCCTTTTAGGCCGGGACCTGCTCCCCGGTTTCTGAAGGACGTGATCGTCGGGTTCGCCGCGGCTTGGGCTGCTTTCTGGCCTTCTGACCCCCCGCCAGCTCCATCACCTCGGCAAGGGTGCTCTGAGTGAGCTCTTGGACGAACCGCACCTCCAGGTTCTTCCAAAACGGGAACGTAGGGCAACCCTGGTCCATGAGGTACCCCCCGCCCCGCACCCGCCCGTACACCAGCGCCGGCGTCTCCGACTCCAGGGCCTTGACCACTTGCCCCAACTTGATCGCCTGGGGATCGTGGCCCAGCACATACCCTCCGGTCCGGCCCTTCTGCGCGGCCACCACCCCCGCCCGCCGGAGGTCCATGAGGATCCGGCGGACGAACGCCTCGGCCACGTGGTAGTCCTCCGCAAGCTCCCGCGCCGAGCGGTAGCGGTTCGGAGTCGTCGCGAGGTCATACAGAATCCGCACTCCATAGCCCAGCCGATTGCTGATGATCATGATCAGCCCTCCATACGGTTGTCAAACTCACCGCTTATGGTAATACTTTATGCGAGTGCGCACTTATGTCAAGTCTGACGGTCGGCGTATGGAGGATTAAGCATTAGTGAAAAAGAAGTCAACCTTGTTTAGCTTCCATCACAGAATTAAATGTTTTCGCGTTCCTTGTACGGACCATTGACCCTAGATTTTAGCTTCCCTGTTTCCGGGATTCTAGGCGATCCAATCTTCGTGCTAGGGAGTGGAAAACTCACGCACCGCCGGAACAAAGATCACCAACACCCGGGTGTGAGGGGACGAGCTAGGGCGGCGTTCCCGATTTCCTTCACCTTCTCCATGCACCTCGGCGGGAGCCGTTCCCGGCTCTCGCGTCGGCAACCGGCCCCCATGGATTTGACAAGGCGAGGACGATTTCATGACAATCACCGCATCCGACTTGACGATAGGGGATGGAGAGGGAGATGCCAGAGAACGCGAACGGGAACGAAGAATTGGCCACCCTAGCCGCTGTCGGTCGGGTGTTGACCCGTGCTCTAGAGCCCGCGGAGCTCGTCGGGGAGGCCCTGGCGGAGCTCCTTCCCGCCCTCGGGCTTGACCTCGGCGCGGTGTACCTCCTCCAGGGGGAGGAGTTCGTCCTGGTCGCCCAGCGCGGGCTTTCCCCCGGGTTCGCCCGGGCCGCGGCGCGCCACCCCAAGGACCACCCCATCCTTGGCCAGGTGGTCCGCACCGGGACCCCCATCGCCACCGACGATTCCACCTCGCCCCACGCCATCAGAGAGGGGATCAAGCACGCCGTGTATTTCCCCCTCATCGCCAAGGGGTCGCCGCTTGGGGTGCTGGCGATGGGGCATCGGTCCGGGCGCAAGCTCGCCCCGAAGGAGCTTGTGCTCCTCGAGGCGGCTGCGGCCCAGCTCGGGCTGGCGCTGGGCCAGGCCGAGGCCCACCGCGAGGCGATGGAGCTCCTCGAACGGCACAAGCTCCTCGTGGAGAACGAGCTCGTGGGGATCTACGTGATCCAGGACGGGCGTCTCGCCTACGTAAACGCGGGGTTCTGCCGGATGTCCGGGTACGCCAAGGAGGAGCTCCTCGGTCGGGACCCTCTGGAACTCGTGCACCCCGAGGATCGGGAGCGGGTCCGCGAGAACCTGGCCCGGCGGTTGCGCGGTGACACGGCTCTGCCCTCGTACCGGTTCCGCGGGCTGCGCAAGGACGGAAGCACCGCTCACGTGGAGGTCTTCGCCCAGCGCATCGCGTACGGGGGCCAGCCGGCCGTTCAGGGCATCCTCCACGACATCACCTGGGAGGCGGAGGCGGAGCGGCTGCGCAAGAGCCTCCTCGAGGTGGCCGGGGAGATCTTGGCGGCGGGGGACGTGGGCCACATCCTGCGCCGGGTCGCCCAGGCGATCGTGGATCACTCTCCGTTCCAGCGGGCGGCGGTGTCGTTGTACGACCTCACCGCCGAGCCCCCGCTCGCTGGGCCGGTGGTCCAGGTGTACTCCGCCGGCCTGACCCCGGCCGAGGAGCGGGAGCTCCTCGCCCAAGGGGGGCTCTCCCCGCAGCACCGCCAGGCCGCATTCCACGAGCGGTTCCGGATCAGTTGTTCCTACTACATCCCCCACGATGAGGTGCCGTGGGAGCCCACCCTGGGCATCCCCGGCCGGGCCAGCCAGGACGGTTGGCACCCCGACGATTTCCTGCTCATCCCCTTGCGAGGGAAGCGCGGGATCATCGGCCACATCTCCGTGGACGACCCCACCACCCCCCGCGCCCCGACCCTGGGGATGCTGGAGCCGCTGGAGGTGTTCGCGGACCTCGCGGCGGTGGCGGTGGAGCGGGCGGCGGAGTTAGAGGAACTCCGTCGTCATAAGGAATGGCTGCGCGGGGCGTTCCGGATCGCCCAGGAACTCACACGCTACCCGACCTTGAACGAGCTGGTGCAGGGGGTTCTGGACATCCTGAAGCGGGAGCTCCGTTATGAGTACGGCGTGGTGCTCCTCGCGGACGGGGATGGCCTTCTGGTCGCCGCCGCGGACAGCTCCCTCCCCGGCCGCCGGTTCGACGTAGGCCACCGGTTCCCCCTGGATCAGGGGATCATCGGGTGGGTGGTCGAGCACCGGGAGCCGGCCCTGATCAACGACGTGGCCCACGACCCCCGCTACGTGATGGGCCACCCGGACGTCCGTTCGGAGCTGGCCGTCCCCATCCAGCTTGGCTCCGAGCTCATCGGGGTCCTGAACATCGAGAGCACGGTGAGGAATCGGTTCCGCATCGAGGATCAGGAGTTCCTGAGTACGGTGGCGTCCCTGCTGGCGGTGGCCATCGACGTCCTGCGTACGCGGGAGGAGCTCAAGCAGATCGCCATCCACGATCCGCTCACCGGCCTCTACAACCGCCGGTACCTCACCGAAGTCATCGAGCGAGAGCTGGAGCGATCCCGACGCTACGGCCATCCGCTGACCCTCCTCATGCTGGACCTTGACCACTTCCGCACCGTGAACAACCGGTTCGGCCACAAGAGGGGAGACGAGGTCCTGCGCGAGATTTCCGACCTCCTCGTGAAGAACGTGCGCTCGGCGGACATGGTGTTCCGCTATGGTGGGGATGAGTTCATGGTGCTCATGCCGGAGACCGGCAGCCGGGCGGAGGAGGTGGTGTCCCGGCTGCGGGAGGCCGTCCGGGAGTGGAGCCAATCAAGCGGCTTTGACTTCGAGATCGGGATCTCGGTGGGGATGAGCGTGTGGCGGCCCGAGGACGGCCGGCGGGTGGAGGACGTGCTGGAGGAGGCCGACCACCGGATGTACCTGGACAAGGGGTACCGCCTCGGCCATCCGGGATAGGGGGCCGGCGTCAGCCGGCCCCCGGTGCCCATCACAGCACGGCGTGCACCCCGGGTACCCGTGGGAACAGCCGCACCTCCCCCACGTGGGAGAGGCCCCCCAGGAACCGCACCAGCCGCTCGACGCCGATCCCAAAGCCCGCCGAGGGCGGAAGCCCCTCCTCGGCCAGGGCGAGGAGCGGCGCGTAGGCCGCCGGGTCCAGCCCTTGGGCCAGGATCC from Candidatus Acetothermia bacterium encodes the following:
- a CDS encoding DUF4384 domain-containing protein; this translates as MRARWLVLLMLTGVLSIGHGEEPVLPQGLIPVPEEPGIAVTLRTDKDTYAPGERLRVHFTLSQDAYVYLYDVRPGGKATLLVPNRFLQDPRFPGGEHVLPTSGWVLRVTEPEGMEYLELIATDQPLPFYEAKAFEEVPFLAFTDPAAFAQHLRELVVGSWGAAWTRFRVHRPKATLRVDTDPPGAAVWASGNYLGTSPLAATVAPGRVILRVEKEGYRARTVDLTVADGEEVELTVVLAQAASKPEAPLWPPSDAVMRPGLGVAAGLDSLAVEAWGDGLGFGISLRAPPPRPDLTLPGPGGLIPWGPEVEAYLAGWFSLGRGGFLLLAGLSLQEMAWIPEWTPPGALPLVDIEPETEVAVRFTWGVGAGPAAEGWRAYLAWHSRRGPLLGFVLAF
- a CDS encoding Rrf2 family transcriptional regulator, whose amino-acid sequence is MIISNRLGYGVRILYDLATTPNRYRSARELAEDYHVAEAFVRRILMDLRRAGVVAAQKGRTGGYVLGHDPQAIKLGQVVKALESETPALVYGRVRGGGYLMDQGCPTFPFWKNLEVRFVQELTQSTLAEVMELAGGQKARKQPKPRRTRRSRPSETGEQVPA
- a CDS encoding diguanylate cyclase; this encodes MPENANGNEELATLAAVGRVLTRALEPAELVGEALAELLPALGLDLGAVYLLQGEEFVLVAQRGLSPGFARAAARHPKDHPILGQVVRTGTPIATDDSTSPHAIREGIKHAVYFPLIAKGSPLGVLAMGHRSGRKLAPKELVLLEAAAAQLGLALGQAEAHREAMELLERHKLLVENELVGIYVIQDGRLAYVNAGFCRMSGYAKEELLGRDPLELVHPEDRERVRENLARRLRGDTALPSYRFRGLRKDGSTAHVEVFAQRIAYGGQPAVQGILHDITWEAEAERLRKSLLEVAGEILAAGDVGHILRRVAQAIVDHSPFQRAAVSLYDLTAEPPLAGPVVQVYSAGLTPAEERELLAQGGLSPQHRQAAFHERFRISCSYYIPHDEVPWEPTLGIPGRASQDGWHPDDFLLIPLRGKRGIIGHISVDDPTTPRAPTLGMLEPLEVFADLAAVAVERAAELEELRRHKEWLRGAFRIAQELTRYPTLNELVQGVLDILKRELRYEYGVVLLADGDGLLVAAADSSLPGRRFDVGHRFPLDQGIIGWVVEHREPALINDVAHDPRYVMGHPDVRSELAVPIQLGSELIGVLNIESTVRNRFRIEDQEFLSTVASLLAVAIDVLRTREELKQIAIHDPLTGLYNRRYLTEVIERELERSRRYGHPLTLLMLDLDHFRTVNNRFGHKRGDEVLREISDLLVKNVRSADMVFRYGGDEFMVLMPETGSRAEEVVSRLREAVREWSQSSGFDFEIGISVGMSVWRPEDGRRVEDVLEEADHRMYLDKGYRLGHPG